The following coding sequences are from one Methanococcoides orientis window:
- a CDS encoding alpha/beta hydrolase, with the protein MAKIEPKRTFLKRHNNIVLLIGVSLLLAGFYGLFYSGQEDQWTMTDDGLLSYPEREELEYSVINLDDSNPDYVVKTIIYTSREAEVDSLLTIPSTDSNNSDPVPAVVILPGAGVTKEGEHNLSVLLAEMGYASIVIDQRNLGAVNVENDIMLFRNGAEPVEFLMVYDALMASDVLRDQPEIDGSKIAMLGSSNGGRFAIIATSIDESISGVIGISTSGYDSDSLDREDVIDQAAYDLYISIDPDNYVGGISPRPFVMIHSLNDTIIPYDSAMNTFEKAEEPKSFGAVDSAAHGYTDAMYPYLESGLEEIFA; encoded by the coding sequence ACAACAACATTGTACTTCTCATCGGTGTTTCACTTCTACTTGCAGGTTTTTATGGTCTCTTCTATAGTGGTCAGGAAGATCAATGGACAATGACAGATGATGGATTGCTGTCATATCCTGAGCGTGAAGAACTTGAATATTCCGTCATCAATCTTGACGACTCCAACCCCGATTATGTTGTAAAGACAATCATATACACAAGCAGGGAAGCAGAGGTAGATTCCCTCTTAACGATTCCTTCCACAGATAGCAACAACAGCGATCCTGTCCCTGCTGTTGTTATCCTGCCGGGCGCAGGCGTTACTAAAGAAGGTGAACATAACCTTTCTGTGCTGCTGGCTGAAATGGGTTATGCATCTATCGTCATCGACCAGCGTAATCTTGGTGCAGTAAATGTGGAAAATGATATAATGCTCTTCAGGAACGGTGCTGAGCCTGTTGAGTTCCTGATGGTCTATGATGCATTGATGGCATCAGATGTACTGCGTGACCAGCCTGAGATCGATGGCTCGAAAATAGCAATGCTTGGCTCTAGCAACGGTGGAAGGTTTGCTATCATTGCAACATCCATTGATGAGTCCATATCCGGTGTCATCGGCATAAGTACAAGTGGATATGATTCCGATTCTCTCGATAGGGAAGATGTCATTGATCAGGCAGCCTATGATCTTTACATATCGATCGATCCTGACAACTATGTTGGTGGTATATCTCCACGTCCTTTTGTGATGATACACTCCCTTAATGATACTATCATTCCTTACGATTCTGCAATGAACACATTCGAAAAGGCCGAAGAACCAAAGTCATTCGGAGCTGTTGATAGTGCAGCACATGGTTATACTGACGCGATGTATCCATATCTGGAAAGCGGATTGGAAGAGATCTTTGCTTAA
- the cobN gene encoding cobaltochelatase subunit CobN: MKKYGILALSILLLLALAMPVVSAGSYDNMAVVANTTSDLNGDYTLTEIPNGNYTLIGINKSEDNTWRKAEVGISIANSDRFEYLNTSSRNIDATEMEYLVNLLNRSSVSGQTYKKVKDAPEEVHPYTTVLLFDSTTNELVANTTSSLTGHYTLIGIPNGDYTLIGINKSEDNTWRKAEVDISIANSDCFEYLNTSSRNIDATEMEYLMSLLNRSSVLGQTYKKVKDAPEEVHPYTTVLLFDSTTNELVANTTSSLTGHYTLTGIPNGDYTLIGINKSEDNTWRKAEVDISIANSDCFEYLNTSSRNIDATEMEYLMSLLNRSSVSGQTYKKVKDAPEEVHPYTTVLLLKEKLGANDHHLNISIITGYESYSAKLNSVVERINSNPDYNITVSYYLPSTIESDVNFTEMDIIYVNMFSDTASLITDNIDEAIANGTIVVGYNTLLNENYVVPESFSSEDKFEDELQDYWIYGAIDESNFDNLIFFLATTLGDRNDLQVEEPIGSDRAIYHPGMPAPHFTNNASEYFEWYSNRDPAEHSFDVDAPTIGMTFYASYYPDDMAAYDDIIEKLELRGMNVIACYSAKTEPSDPFFNYSPETKVDLILSSTYRSQYFDIDGLGVPVMNTVLNSYMNLTEWQEATNPLPNTNMLRIYRPESWGWIDPIMIASEEIDSQGNDIYVPVESQIDWLVDRAEAQTELALKDESEKKAVVVYYNHGAGKDNIGASYLEVIPSINNLLNAMDDAGYQVNESEIPNETELVDLFLTQGTNIGTWAPGKLEELVDTDKVELIPEETYNGWFDALPEERKQEVIDMWGEAPGEIMVHEDENGNKFIVIPKIEISENVILAPQPTRGWLQDNDAIYHAGELPPHHQYIAFYLWLQNEFDADVMINMGRHGTVEWLPGKEFGLFRDEWPAIMTGDIPVVYPYVMDGVGEGMQAKRRGNAIIIDHLIPPVVMSGSYGNYTTLNQKIGQYNTLSSDPSMQEARYKEIVNLTLELHLDERVDMSLSQDNATRDEFLDELDDVLRELRTTSMPYGLHILGTSPQDEQLNEMVCSMLGNDFKEEVALYNTSENASVSLLDLVLNQGIGSTDAQEQVLGVGNSSVKMDAYLSDSVEYANTLSQSENETQQVINAMDGKYIAANLGGDPILRPDTLPSGMNFYASDEQIIPTPHAWKLGMDLANETIDIYMAENNGEYPRKVAFVLWAGESTRHEGVMEAEILYLLGVKPVWDGTKVVDVELIDSSELGRPRIDVLVQISGLYRDSFPHKVELIDKAVYLAYNAPDNGYKEDEERPTPEYIPYDPAENTNYVRENTNNIYNGLNATFQNETASMTISLLRIFGPEDGAYGTGMANAISASDTWEDNTALADLYMERMSHAYGEYVWGESIEDIVSQWDVADSSVDNKEVFEDNLEDVEAILHSRSSNTYGALDTDDFFQYMGGLMLVVGEASGTTPDTYIMNLQNPDAETIETLKTYLSREIVTRYLNPSWIEGMQQHGFEGAGAMGDFIENLWGWEAVCPDLIDEHVWDSVYETYMTGENADWIKENNPYAYQSMNARMIETARKGNWDASDEVLKSLIKDYVESVAENGVTCCHHTCGNPSLDQFISGQISLLGVDVDRDTLEKYNELMQEATHRYPETSASSKSSSNTPSANIVNTTSTNTDTAGYGTATEQGSAVDDNYVEGYEMTKETTSEENASSSGFSGSDVIATAVVLVAVGTIIYGFRRQRL; this comes from the coding sequence ATGAAAAAATACGGCATATTAGCTTTAAGCATACTTTTGTTGCTGGCACTTGCAATGCCAGTGGTATCGGCAGGAAGTTATGATAATATGGCGGTCGTTGCGAATACGACTAGTGATCTGAATGGAGATTATACATTAACTGAAATTCCAAATGGGAACTACACACTAATTGGAATAAACAAATCAGAAGATAATACATGGCGTAAAGCAGAAGTTGGTATCAGTATAGCAAATTCTGATCGTTTTGAATATCTAAATACAAGTAGTAGGAATATTGATGCAACAGAAATGGAATACCTGGTGAACTTACTTAACAGATCATCAGTATCAGGTCAAACATATAAGAAAGTAAAGGATGCTCCAGAAGAAGTCCATCCATACACCACTGTATTATTGTTTGATTCAACTACAAACGAACTTGTTGCCAACACAACCAGTAGTTTGACTGGTCACTACACACTAATTGGAATTCCAAACGGTGACTACACACTAATTGGAATAAACAAATCAGAGGATAATACATGGCGTAAAGCAGAAGTTGATATCAGTATAGCAAATTCTGATTGTTTTGAATATCTAAATACCAGTAGCAGGAATATTGATGCAACAGAAATGGAATACCTGATGAGCTTGCTTAACAGATCATCAGTATTAGGTCAAACATATAAGAAAGTAAAGGATGCTCCAGAAGAGGTACATCCATACACCACCGTATTATTGTTTGATTCAACTACAAACGAACTTGTTGCCAACACAACCAGTAGTTTGACTGGTCACTACACATTAACCGGAATTCCAAACGGTGACTACACACTAATTGGAATAAACAAATCAGAGGATAATACATGGCGTAAAGCAGAAGTTGATATCAGTATAGCAAATTCTGATTGTTTTGAATATCTAAATACCAGTAGCAGGAATATTGATGCAACAGAAATGGAATACTTGATGAGCTTGCTTAACAGATCATCAGTATCAGGTCAAACATATAAGAAAGTAAAGGATGCTCCAGAAGAGGTCCATCCATACACCACAGTACTATTGCTAAAAGAAAAGCTAGGTGCAAATGATCATCACCTTAATATTTCCATAATAACAGGTTATGAAAGCTATTCTGCAAAATTAAACAGTGTAGTTGAAAGGATAAACAGCAATCCTGACTACAACATAACGGTTTCATATTATTTACCATCAACAATTGAAAGTGATGTCAATTTTACGGAGATGGATATCATCTACGTTAACATGTTCTCAGATACTGCTTCATTGATCACGGATAATATCGATGAGGCAATTGCAAACGGAACAATCGTTGTAGGTTACAATACACTCCTAAATGAAAACTATGTAGTTCCAGAAAGCTTTTCCAGTGAAGACAAATTCGAAGACGAGCTGCAGGATTACTGGATATATGGTGCTATAGATGAGTCAAACTTTGATAATCTAATATTCTTCCTGGCAACCACACTTGGCGATCGCAATGACCTGCAAGTTGAAGAGCCCATAGGTTCAGATAGGGCAATTTACCATCCCGGCATGCCTGCACCACATTTCACTAACAATGCCAGTGAATACTTCGAGTGGTACAGCAACAGGGATCCAGCAGAACACTCCTTTGATGTGGATGCTCCAACCATTGGTATGACATTTTATGCCTCCTATTATCCGGATGATATGGCAGCTTATGATGACATAATTGAAAAGCTGGAACTAAGAGGAATGAATGTCATCGCATGCTATAGTGCCAAAACGGAACCTTCCGACCCATTCTTTAATTACAGCCCTGAAACCAAAGTTGACCTGATACTTTCAAGCACTTATCGTAGCCAGTACTTTGACATCGACGGACTGGGTGTACCGGTCATGAACACAGTACTCAATAGCTACATGAACCTAACAGAGTGGCAGGAAGCGACTAATCCACTACCAAACACTAATATGTTGAGGATCTACAGGCCAGAGTCATGGGGCTGGATCGATCCGATCATGATCGCATCAGAAGAAATTGATTCTCAGGGAAATGATATTTACGTTCCTGTTGAGAGTCAGATAGATTGGCTTGTGGACAGAGCTGAAGCACAGACAGAACTTGCTCTAAAAGATGAATCCGAAAAGAAGGCAGTTGTCGTTTACTATAACCATGGAGCAGGAAAAGACAACATCGGTGCTTCATACCTTGAGGTCATTCCAAGTATTAACAATCTACTGAATGCAATGGATGATGCAGGATATCAAGTGAACGAATCTGAAATCCCTAACGAAACAGAACTTGTAGACCTCTTCCTGACACAGGGAACGAACATAGGCACATGGGCTCCAGGAAAACTGGAAGAGCTTGTGGATACCGACAAAGTAGAACTGATACCTGAAGAGACCTATAATGGATGGTTCGATGCACTTCCCGAAGAGAGAAAACAGGAAGTAATTGATATGTGGGGTGAAGCACCCGGAGAGATAATGGTCCATGAGGACGAAAACGGGAACAAGTTCATAGTCATACCAAAAATAGAGATCAGTGAAAATGTAATTCTTGCTCCACAGCCTACCCGCGGATGGTTACAGGACAATGATGCAATTTATCATGCAGGAGAACTCCCACCCCACCACCAATACATCGCATTCTACCTCTGGTTACAGAACGAGTTCGATGCTGATGTAATGATAAACATGGGAAGACATGGAACTGTTGAATGGTTACCCGGAAAAGAATTTGGTCTGTTCAGAGATGAATGGCCCGCTATAATGACTGGTGACATACCTGTAGTTTATCCATATGTAATGGATGGTGTCGGAGAAGGCATGCAGGCAAAACGCAGAGGTAATGCCATCATTATCGATCACCTCATACCACCGGTTGTGATGTCCGGAAGTTATGGTAACTACACAACGTTGAATCAAAAGATAGGTCAGTACAACACCCTTTCCAGTGATCCTAGTATGCAGGAAGCACGCTACAAAGAAATAGTAAACCTGACACTCGAACTACATCTTGATGAAAGGGTTGACATGAGCCTTTCACAGGACAATGCTACCAGAGATGAGTTCCTGGACGAACTTGACGATGTCTTAAGAGAACTCAGAACAACATCCATGCCATATGGACTGCACATCCTTGGAACTTCACCACAAGATGAACAACTAAATGAAATGGTCTGTTCCATGCTTGGAAATGATTTCAAGGAAGAAGTTGCACTGTATAATACATCCGAAAATGCATCAGTATCACTTCTTGACCTCGTATTGAATCAGGGAATTGGTTCCACTGATGCTCAGGAACAGGTTCTTGGAGTTGGCAACAGTTCCGTAAAAATGGATGCTTACCTGTCAGATTCTGTGGAGTATGCCAATACCCTGAGTCAGAGTGAGAACGAGACACAACAGGTAATCAATGCGATGGACGGTAAATATATTGCAGCTAATCTCGGAGGAGACCCAATACTACGTCCAGATACCCTACCATCAGGAATGAACTTCTATGCTTCCGATGAACAGATCATTCCAACCCCTCATGCATGGAAACTTGGAATGGATCTTGCCAACGAGACAATTGATATTTACATGGCTGAGAATAATGGCGAATATCCAAGGAAAGTCGCATTTGTCCTATGGGCAGGAGAATCCACACGTCACGAAGGCGTAATGGAAGCAGAGATCCTGTATCTTCTCGGAGTAAAGCCTGTTTGGGATGGAACGAAAGTTGTAGACGTAGAGCTGATCGATTCTTCAGAGCTCGGTCGTCCACGTATAGATGTACTTGTACAGATATCTGGTCTTTACAGGGATAGCTTCCCACACAAAGTAGAACTGATAGATAAAGCGGTATATCTCGCATACAATGCACCGGATAATGGATATAAAGAGGATGAGGAACGTCCAACGCCCGAATATATCCCGTATGACCCTGCAGAGAACACGAACTATGTCAGGGAAAATACCAACAACATCTACAACGGACTGAATGCAACCTTCCAGAATGAAACGGCATCCATGACCATTTCACTGCTCAGGATATTCGGTCCTGAGGATGGTGCCTATGGAACAGGTATGGCTAATGCGATCTCTGCGAGTGATACATGGGAAGACAACACGGCTCTTGCTGACCTTTACATGGAAAGGATGAGTCATGCATATGGTGAATATGTCTGGGGAGAGAGCATTGAAGATATCGTCAGCCAATGGGATGTCGCCGATAGCTCCGTGGATAATAAGGAAGTCTTTGAGGATAACCTTGAGGACGTTGAAGCTATATTGCACAGCCGCAGTTCAAACACCTACGGTGCCCTTGACACAGATGATTTCTTCCAGTACATGGGCGGATTGATGCTGGTTGTAGGAGAAGCTTCCGGTACAACTCCGGACACTTACATAATGAACCTCCAGAACCCGGATGCTGAAACAATAGAGACCCTTAAGACATATCTCTCAAGGGAGATCGTTACAAGGTACCTCAACCCGTCCTGGATCGAGGGCATGCAACAGCATGGCTTTGAAGGAGCAGGTGCTATGGGAGACTTCATCGAAAATCTCTGGGGATGGGAAGCCGTATGCCCTGACCTAATTGATGAACATGTATGGGACAGTGTGTATGAGACATACATGACCGGTGAAAATGCAGATTGGATCAAAGAGAACAACCCTTACGCATATCAGTCCATGAACGCAAGGATGATCGAGACTGCAAGAAAGGGTAACTGGGATGCATCTGATGAAGTGCTTAAGAGCCTCATTAAAGATTATGTTGAGTCCGTTGCTGAGAACGGTGTTACCTGCTGCCATCACACTTGTGGTAATCCTTCACTCGACCAGTTCATCTCCGGACAGATATCCCTTCTGGGAGTAGATGTAGATAGGGATACTCTTGAGAAGTACAATGAACTTATGCAGGAAGCAACACATCGTTATCCTGAAACCAGTGCCAGCAGTAAGAGCAGCTCGAACACACCTTCTGCAAACATAGTCAATACCACAAGCACAAACACTGATACCGCAGGTTATGGAACTGCTACAGAACAGGGATCTGCAGTGGATGATAACTATGTGGAAGGATACGAGATGACAAAGGAAACAACTTCTGAAGAGAATGCATCCTCAAGTGGATTCTCAGGATCTGACGTGATCGCTACAGCAGTTGTTCTGGTTGCCGTAGGAACTATCATCTACGGATTCCGCAGACAAAGACTCTAA